A window from Bdellovibrionales bacterium encodes these proteins:
- the pilB gene encoding type IV-A pilus assembly ATPase PilB, whose translation MSSLKIGEILVKQGLLRPDQLNQAHEEQKKSGGARLSQIIISLGFLKDNQILRALEKYYQVPGVEVNTFEIDASVVSLVPREICDKHTLIPIQKAGNTLVVAFADPSNIVVKEDLRFISRHRIQAVVGTEVAIAAAIDKNYGGLISSKALNQMSQEEDAGIGAANVEIIDESGGGDTDAPIIKFVNAILADAIKRRVSDIHFEPYEKRYRVRFRIDGGLIEATAPPSGSAAAIASRVKIMSKLDIAEKRRPQDGRLKIRTNKGKEMDFRVSVLPTLFGEKVVLRLLDKSNLQLDMTKLGFEEDDLKLFKHMINLPQGMVLITGPTGSGKTTTIYSALYELNKPDVNISTAEDPVEFNLEGINQVQMNPDIDLTFANALKSFLRQDPDIVMVGEMRDLETAEIGFKAASTGHLVVSTLHTNDAPATIVRLTEMGVAPYIITATVNLIVAQRLVGKICENCKAPIEVPPQTLVNLGIHPDEVPEYQLFKGRGCATCNGSGIKGRAAIYELMPMTEKLKEAILKGASAGQLRFLAREQGMRTLRRSALLKLKRGVTTIEEVLNSSVKDV comes from the coding sequence ATGTCGTCACTTAAGATTGGTGAGATTCTAGTAAAGCAGGGCCTTTTAAGACCGGATCAGTTGAATCAGGCTCACGAAGAACAAAAGAAATCAGGCGGAGCCCGCCTGAGTCAGATCATTATCAGTCTCGGTTTTCTAAAAGATAATCAAATACTTCGCGCGCTGGAAAAGTATTATCAAGTGCCGGGTGTTGAGGTGAATACTTTTGAAATCGACGCAAGTGTTGTGAGTCTGGTTCCGCGTGAGATTTGTGATAAACATACTTTGATCCCGATCCAGAAAGCCGGCAACACGTTGGTTGTGGCCTTCGCCGATCCGTCGAATATTGTTGTTAAAGAAGATTTACGTTTCATCTCTCGTCACCGCATTCAAGCAGTCGTTGGTACTGAAGTGGCCATCGCGGCAGCTATCGATAAAAACTATGGCGGTTTGATCAGCTCCAAGGCGCTGAATCAGATGAGTCAGGAAGAAGACGCCGGCATTGGTGCCGCGAATGTGGAAATCATCGACGAAAGCGGCGGCGGTGACACTGATGCGCCGATTATCAAATTCGTGAATGCGATCTTAGCCGATGCGATCAAACGTCGTGTATCTGATATTCACTTTGAACCTTATGAAAAACGCTATCGTGTGCGCTTCCGTATCGATGGTGGTTTGATTGAAGCAACGGCACCTCCTTCTGGTTCCGCGGCGGCTATTGCTTCGCGTGTAAAAATTATGTCGAAGCTTGATATTGCAGAGAAACGCCGTCCTCAGGATGGTCGTTTGAAAATCCGCACCAATAAAGGTAAAGAGATGGATTTCCGCGTAAGCGTTCTGCCGACTCTCTTTGGTGAAAAAGTCGTTTTACGTCTTTTGGATAAATCAAACTTGCAGCTTGATATGACGAAGCTCGGTTTCGAAGAAGACGATCTGAAGCTCTTTAAGCATATGATCAATCTTCCGCAAGGGATGGTTTTGATCACCGGTCCAACGGGATCCGGTAAGACGACGACTATTTATTCTGCGTTGTATGAATTAAATAAACCGGATGTAAACATCAGTACTGCCGAGGATCCTGTCGAGTTTAACTTGGAGGGAATTAATCAGGTGCAGATGAATCCGGATATCGATCTGACTTTTGCCAATGCGCTGAAGTCCTTCCTTCGTCAGGATCCGGACATCGTCATGGTGGGTGAGATGCGTGACCTTGAGACCGCAGAGATCGGTTTTAAAGCGGCTTCAACAGGTCACTTAGTTGTGAGTACGCTGCATACCAATGATGCGCCGGCGACGATTGTTCGTCTGACAGAGATGGGTGTGGCCCCGTACATTATTACCGCCACGGTGAACTTGATCGTAGCTCAGCGCCTTGTCGGTAAGATTTGTGAGAACTGTAAAGCTCCGATCGAGGTCCCGCCACAGACGTTGGTGAACCTTGGTATTCATCCAGATGAAGTTCCAGAGTATCAGTTGTTTAAAGGCCGCGGTTGTGCGACTTGCAATGGCTCTGGAATCAAAGGCCGTGCGGCGATTTACGAGCTTATGCCGATGACCGAAAAATTAAAAGAAGCCATCTTGAAAGGTGCTTCTGCCGGTCAATTGCGTTTCTTGGCGCGTGAACAGGGGATGCGCACACTTCGCCGTAGTGCTTTGCTAAAACTTAAACGTGGTGTGACCACGATTGAAGAAGTCTTAAATTCATCTGTGAAGGACGTCTAA
- a CDS encoding bifunctional riboflavin kinase/FAD synthetase, which translates to MQIFQGVEELPQDWSASVVSIGNFDGVHLGHQKLLRRAVQEGKALGLPITVFTFYPHPVTILYPERKIQRLFDQRDQRDQLDHLGITHMVEQEFTRNFAKLSASDFVQFYLIDKLKVKTLVVGYDFSFGANRQGDIAFLEKICQEKGIKLVVVSAHEEDGLIVSSSKIRDELKLGDLQKVHAFLGRNYYVRGIVHHGDARGRTIGVPTANVTPTVDFVPRRGVYITQTHYRNKTYQSITNIGFNPTFHGEKDPPIKTETHLFDFDEDIYGQEIQVDLLQFLRDERKFSGIQELLGQIRSDIQEAKDFFNGRR; encoded by the coding sequence ATGCAGATTTTTCAGGGTGTTGAGGAGCTTCCGCAAGACTGGAGCGCCTCTGTAGTGAGCATTGGGAACTTTGATGGGGTTCATCTTGGCCATCAGAAGCTATTACGTCGTGCGGTCCAAGAGGGGAAGGCTTTAGGCCTTCCGATCACGGTCTTTACTTTTTACCCGCATCCGGTGACGATTCTTTATCCTGAGCGCAAAATTCAGCGCCTTTTTGACCAGCGCGATCAGCGCGACCAGCTTGATCATCTGGGGATCACCCATATGGTTGAGCAGGAATTCACTCGCAATTTTGCCAAACTTTCGGCCTCGGATTTTGTGCAATTTTATCTAATCGATAAGCTCAAAGTAAAAACCCTGGTTGTGGGCTATGATTTTTCTTTCGGTGCCAATCGCCAGGGTGATATCGCGTTCCTTGAAAAGATTTGCCAGGAAAAAGGGATTAAGCTCGTTGTCGTCAGCGCGCACGAAGAAGACGGACTGATTGTGTCTTCATCAAAAATTCGTGATGAGCTTAAACTCGGCGACTTGCAAAAGGTGCATGCATTTCTGGGGCGCAATTACTATGTGCGGGGGATCGTTCATCATGGTGATGCCCGTGGTCGCACGATCGGTGTACCGACGGCGAATGTGACTCCGACGGTGGATTTTGTTCCTCGTCGCGGCGTTTATATTACGCAGACTCATTACCGAAATAAAACTTATCAATCGATTACCAATATCGGTTTTAATCCGACCTTTCACGGCGAAAAAGATCCGCCGATTAAGACGGAAACTCACTTGTTTGATTTTGACGAAGATATTTACGGCCAAGAGATTCAAGTGGATCTGCTGCAGTTCTTGCGCGATGAAAGGAAATTCTCGGGCATTCAAGAACTCTTAGGTCAAATCCGTAGCGACATCCAAGAGGCAAAGGATTTCTTCAATGGCCGACGCTAA
- a CDS encoding CHASE2 domain-containing protein — protein sequence MLHRVKPSPYFSRIQTLSKLVLRRRGFWLRTLLCWVIGIMALSSDEGNSYDQRFNLRGDQPASSQIVLITIKQSDFASIYEKRTNSIQNVAELTDITDSFFWNKEIWTGLLKKILEQDPQSVGVTLYFGINVGGVSLNRAEEKIFKDPRIVWSTSTNNFERLYEPLFTNDKHDNIATNDLRRDEDGVIRHIFAQSDVIPHLVEKITHKKFPSTRTGVTINYRGSSRVFTQYSLAEVLNEEIPENAFKNKIILIGAETNSGPQYLTPVGSLSRTETLAHITDDLLGNKWIIQWHFGLYALLMAALTLIAVFLITQYPQSVALVFMLWLGLSIAALSAWVFDTFYIWLPAYSPSILLLATWVIFIGYQANRIERLNFRLQQEQKYLQELEQLKNNFVSLISHDLKTPIAKIQAIVDRLLTQHESPELQEDLRSLRASGDELNRYVQSVLKVLRVESRDFKVHKEVADINEVIEEAIHQLRPLAAEKNIRIQTELEPMFSAEFDTTLIKEVVVNLIDNAIKYTPRNGQIEIFSNETDDSIFVKVKDNGEGIRPEDLDNVWGKFTRGKDQDMKSKGSGLGLYLVKYFIELHGGKVTLESKVGSGSTVSFTLPLSDDTSDSSQEVIT from the coding sequence ATGTTGCATCGCGTGAAACCAAGCCCCTATTTCAGTCGCATTCAAACCCTTTCGAAGCTCGTTCTGCGTCGCCGAGGTTTTTGGCTCCGCACCCTGCTTTGCTGGGTGATCGGCATCATGGCTCTGTCGAGCGATGAGGGGAACTCCTATGACCAACGCTTCAATTTGCGGGGTGATCAACCGGCGTCTTCGCAAATCGTTCTGATCACCATCAAACAATCTGATTTTGCCTCAATCTACGAGAAGCGCACGAACTCCATTCAAAACGTCGCGGAACTCACCGACATCACCGACAGCTTCTTCTGGAATAAAGAGATCTGGACCGGCTTGCTTAAAAAAATTCTAGAACAAGACCCACAATCCGTCGGTGTAACGCTGTATTTCGGTATCAACGTCGGCGGCGTCAGCCTCAATCGCGCCGAAGAAAAAATCTTTAAAGACCCTCGTATCGTCTGGTCAACAAGCACGAATAATTTTGAGCGCCTGTATGAGCCGCTCTTTACCAACGACAAACACGACAACATCGCGACCAATGATCTTCGCCGTGATGAAGACGGCGTTATTCGCCACATCTTCGCTCAGAGTGATGTGATTCCGCACTTGGTGGAAAAGATCACTCACAAAAAATTCCCGTCAACTCGCACCGGAGTCACTATCAACTACCGCGGGTCGTCCCGTGTGTTTACTCAGTACTCGCTCGCGGAAGTTCTCAACGAAGAAATCCCCGAGAATGCCTTCAAAAATAAAATCATCCTGATCGGTGCCGAAACCAACTCGGGACCTCAGTATCTGACTCCGGTGGGTTCACTTTCACGGACAGAGACGCTGGCACATATTACCGATGACCTTCTTGGCAACAAGTGGATCATCCAATGGCATTTCGGGCTTTATGCGCTTTTGATGGCAGCGCTGACTCTCATCGCGGTTTTCTTGATCACGCAGTACCCGCAATCGGTGGCACTCGTATTCATGCTGTGGCTCGGCCTTTCGATTGCCGCCTTGTCGGCGTGGGTGTTTGATACATTCTATATTTGGCTTCCGGCCTACTCGCCGTCGATCTTGTTGCTGGCAACTTGGGTGATCTTTATCGGCTACCAAGCCAACCGCATCGAGCGACTGAACTTCCGCCTGCAGCAAGAGCAAAAATACCTGCAAGAGCTTGAGCAACTAAAAAACAACTTCGTGAGTCTCATCAGCCATGACTTGAAAACGCCGATTGCAAAAATCCAAGCCATCGTCGATCGCTTGCTGACTCAGCATGAAAGCCCTGAACTGCAAGAGGACTTACGCTCTCTGCGGGCCAGTGGCGATGAGCTCAACCGCTACGTGCAATCGGTTTTGAAAGTCCTCCGTGTTGAATCACGCGACTTCAAAGTTCACAAAGAAGTGGCTGACATCAATGAAGTCATCGAAGAGGCCATCCACCAGCTTCGTCCGCTCGCGGCTGAAAAGAACATCCGCATTCAAACCGAGCTTGAGCCGATGTTCTCGGCCGAGTTCGATACGACACTGATTAAAGAAGTGGTTGTGAACCTGATCGACAATGCGATCAAGTACACTCCGCGCAACGGCCAGATCGAGATCTTCTCGAATGAAACCGATGATTCCATTTTTGTGAAAGTAAAAGACAATGGCGAAGGGATCCGACCTGAGGATCTCGACAATGTGTGGGGTAAATTTACTCGCGGTAAAGATCAAGATATGAAATCAAAAGGTTCCGGTCTTGGACTCTATCTCGTGAAGTACTTTATTGAACTGCACGGCGGTAAAGTGACCCTAGAGTCGAAAGTCGGCTCAGGCAGCACGGTGTCATTTACCCTGCCTTTAAGTGATGATACAAGCGATAGCTCGCAAGAGGTGATTACATGA
- a CDS encoding sigma-54-dependent Fis family transcriptional regulator → MTNILNTLIVDDEAELRRSVISILKTAIPDVEFVIDEASTGREALDKVRGHNFDLVLMDVKMPEMNGLEALAAIKEHDPRTFVVLMTAHSNLQDAVTAIKDGAYDYVEKPVNPQRLTEIVRTCLEARDLVSSLALSNPIFDDDIESEFVGSSQKMKEVFNLIYRLCKVDTTVLIRGENGTGKELVARAIHFNSPRKSGPFTAINCGAIPENLMESELFGHEKGAFTGAVERKIGKFQIANNGTLFLDEIGELRPDMQVKLLRVLQEKKFTPVGSNREVKTNTRIIAATNRNLEKMMEDGSFREDLFYRLNVMPIFLPPLRDRTDDIPALVPHFIKKFAKQHSSQITSISPEALEILKSYRWPGNIRELENVIERAFIVENSNQITAASLPENVRESGKDHAMKTAPLGYSGPLDFDAFKDQMEKDFIISALKANNGRINQTVAQANIPKNTLLRKIRKYGINVKEYTVED, encoded by the coding sequence ATGACAAATATCCTAAACACCCTGATCGTAGATGACGAAGCAGAACTGCGCCGTTCAGTGATCTCGATTCTTAAAACAGCGATTCCTGATGTGGAATTCGTAATTGATGAGGCCAGCACCGGTCGCGAAGCTTTGGATAAAGTCCGTGGTCACAATTTCGACCTCGTTCTGATGGACGTAAAAATGCCTGAGATGAACGGCCTTGAAGCCCTGGCTGCGATCAAAGAGCATGATCCACGCACTTTCGTTGTATTGATGACTGCTCATAGCAACTTGCAAGATGCCGTGACGGCAATCAAAGACGGCGCTTACGACTACGTTGAAAAACCAGTGAATCCGCAACGTCTGACTGAAATCGTGCGCACCTGCCTTGAGGCCCGCGATCTCGTTTCAAGCCTGGCACTTTCGAATCCGATCTTTGATGACGATATCGAGAGCGAATTCGTCGGAAGTTCTCAAAAAATGAAAGAGGTTTTTAACCTCATCTATCGCCTTTGCAAAGTCGACACAACCGTCCTGATTCGTGGCGAGAATGGAACCGGCAAAGAGCTCGTCGCTCGCGCCATTCACTTTAACTCCCCTCGTAAGAGCGGCCCGTTCACGGCGATTAACTGCGGTGCGATTCCTGAAAACTTGATGGAGAGCGAACTCTTCGGTCACGAAAAAGGTGCTTTCACAGGTGCCGTAGAACGTAAGATCGGTAAATTCCAAATCGCTAACAACGGCACGCTGTTCTTAGATGAGATCGGTGAACTTCGCCCGGACATGCAGGTAAAATTACTCCGCGTTCTTCAAGAGAAGAAATTCACTCCGGTGGGTTCAAACCGTGAAGTTAAAACCAACACGCGTATCATCGCTGCAACAAATCGTAACTTGGAAAAAATGATGGAAGACGGTTCTTTCCGCGAAGACTTGTTCTATCGCTTAAACGTGATGCCGATCTTCTTGCCACCTCTTCGTGATCGCACGGATGACATCCCGGCGCTGGTTCCGCATTTTATTAAAAAATTCGCCAAACAGCATTCAAGCCAAATCACTTCGATCAGCCCTGAGGCCTTAGAGATCCTAAAATCTTATCGCTGGCCGGGCAATATCCGTGAACTTGAAAACGTAATTGAACGCGCGTTCATTGTTGAGAACTCAAACCAAATCACAGCGGCAAGTTTGCCTGAAAATGTTCGCGAAAGCGGCAAGGACCACGCCATGAAAACGGCCCCGCTGGGCTACTCTGGCCCTCTGGATTTTGACGCTTTCAAAGACCAGATGGAAAAAGACTTTATCATCAGCGCCTTGAAAGCAAACAATGGCCGCATCAATCAAACGGTGGCACAGGCGAATATTCCTAAGAATACGCTTCTTAGAAAAATCCGTAAGTACGGCATCAACGTCAAAGAATACACGGTCGAGGACTAA
- a CDS encoding glycosyltransferase family 9 protein has protein sequence MQTAFLGDLLLSIPLMKKIKALWPEQKLVLVCRRGVGEFFAKTGMVDEVLEIKKGDSESYRGVLKTLQHMQIEKIISPHESLRTAFFVQKLRAKEKIAFAKPWNGLFYGLRVKKNYDLPDAIRQLSILQNYDADLKSKIDHFAVEGKPYTVAANGQLAKTPAWASMSLRGFYDTHSADIDAALSKVHLEKAVANKAVAMFPGSVWATKRWKEEGYVQAGQKLSAQGVPVLVMGGPGEEELCARVAQQIPGARDLCAKTSIYESALLLSQLAAVIGNDSASMHLAATSETASVVIFGPTILEFGFRPWQDRVFVVETHGLACRPCGKHGHKKCPIGTHICMKQISKDEVLEKLQGVLHEA, from the coding sequence ATCCAAACCGCCTTTCTCGGAGATCTGCTCCTAAGTATTCCCTTGATGAAAAAAATCAAAGCGCTGTGGCCGGAACAGAAACTTGTTCTGGTCTGCCGCCGTGGAGTCGGTGAGTTCTTTGCGAAGACCGGAATGGTTGACGAAGTTCTCGAGATTAAAAAAGGCGACAGCGAATCCTATCGCGGAGTTTTAAAGACACTCCAGCATATGCAAATTGAGAAAATCATTTCTCCGCACGAGTCTCTGCGAACTGCGTTTTTTGTGCAGAAACTTAGAGCTAAAGAAAAGATCGCCTTTGCAAAGCCCTGGAACGGTTTGTTCTATGGTTTGCGTGTGAAAAAAAATTACGATCTGCCGGATGCTATTCGTCAGCTCAGTATTTTGCAGAACTACGATGCTGATTTAAAATCTAAAATTGATCACTTCGCGGTGGAAGGTAAACCCTACACCGTGGCCGCAAATGGACAGCTTGCCAAGACGCCCGCATGGGCTTCGATGAGCCTGCGTGGTTTTTACGATACGCACAGTGCGGATATTGATGCCGCTCTTTCTAAAGTTCATTTAGAAAAGGCGGTCGCAAATAAAGCTGTAGCGATGTTTCCGGGAAGTGTTTGGGCGACCAAGCGTTGGAAAGAAGAAGGCTACGTGCAGGCGGGGCAAAAGCTTTCAGCTCAAGGCGTGCCGGTGCTGGTGATGGGCGGTCCTGGGGAAGAAGAACTCTGTGCTCGTGTGGCTCAGCAAATTCCCGGGGCGCGCGATCTTTGCGCGAAGACTTCGATCTATGAATCCGCTCTGTTGTTGTCGCAGCTGGCGGCAGTGATTGGCAATGACAGTGCCTCGATGCATTTGGCGGCAACCAGCGAAACAGCCTCGGTTGTGATCTTTGGGCCGACCATTCTCGAATTCGGTTTTCGCCCGTGGCAGGATCGAGTTTTTGTGGTTGAAACCCATGGCCTTGCGTGCCGCCCCTGCGGTAAGCATGGACATAAGAAATGTCCCATCGGCACCCATATTTGTATGAAACAGATTTCAAAAGACGAAGTGCTTGAGAAACTTCAAGGAGTTCTTCATGAAGCTTAA
- a CDS encoding glycosyltransferase family 9 protein, translating to MVSSCRHFSGYKPCGKNSFCNESCPQKSIPTSHLLVVHLGAIGAVVRATSLLKSIKRKFPGSHITWVTDAPSDQLLKHHPSIDRVLTTKNDDILSLSALEFDVAFVIDKSLKAAGVLKHTTVDQVFGFRAHPRSGAILPATAAAEELWQLGLDNHRKFFVNQKPETQLMVEALELGPFERDEYSLAMTLAEEAEARRRHNEWREDKELVLGINTGCSTVIPYKKLTVEFQREIIQTIQKELNVSIVLLGGPEDTERNAQIAAGLPVISSSTTAGLRDGLVSVAACDVVLTGDSLGMHMAIALKKHVVAWFGPTCAQEIDLYERGEKILSSAPCAPCWKRLCDKQTLCYDQVSLSDIIGALKRGFVQCHYQVQVNDLPMFSSKPPFSEICS from the coding sequence ATGGTAAGCTCCTGTCGACATTTCTCCGGTTACAAGCCTTGTGGCAAGAACTCTTTTTGCAATGAATCTTGCCCGCAAAAATCCATTCCAACTTCGCATCTATTAGTGGTCCATTTGGGTGCCATCGGTGCGGTTGTTCGTGCAACGAGTTTGCTGAAATCCATCAAACGTAAATTTCCGGGAAGTCACATCACCTGGGTGACAGATGCCCCCAGTGATCAGCTTTTAAAGCATCACCCTTCGATCGACCGTGTGCTCACAACGAAGAACGACGATATTCTGAGTCTGTCGGCTCTCGAGTTTGATGTGGCGTTTGTGATTGATAAGTCACTCAAAGCCGCGGGTGTCTTAAAGCACACGACGGTGGATCAAGTTTTTGGCTTTAGGGCTCATCCTCGAAGTGGCGCGATTTTACCGGCAACTGCGGCGGCAGAAGAACTTTGGCAACTAGGGCTTGATAATCATCGTAAATTCTTTGTGAATCAAAAGCCTGAAACCCAGCTAATGGTGGAAGCTTTGGAGCTTGGGCCTTTTGAACGCGATGAATACAGCCTTGCGATGACTCTGGCGGAAGAAGCTGAAGCGCGCCGCCGTCACAATGAGTGGCGCGAAGATAAAGAACTCGTGCTGGGGATTAACACCGGCTGTAGCACAGTGATTCCATATAAGAAGCTCACGGTTGAATTTCAGCGCGAGATTATTCAAACAATTCAAAAAGAGTTGAATGTCAGTATTGTTTTGTTGGGCGGCCCCGAAGACACAGAACGCAATGCTCAAATAGCGGCGGGTTTGCCGGTGATTTCAAGCTCGACAACAGCGGGTCTTCGAGATGGCCTTGTCAGTGTTGCGGCCTGCGATGTGGTGCTCACAGGGGATAGCCTTGGCATGCACATGGCCATTGCACTTAAAAAACATGTGGTGGCTTGGTTTGGCCCAACTTGTGCGCAAGAAATTGATTTATATGAAAGAGGCGAAAAAATCCTGTCATCGGCGCCTTGCGCTCCGTGCTGGAAGAGACTTTGCGATAAACAGACTCTGTGCTACGATCAGGTGTCTTTAAGCGATATTATCGGAGCCCTTAAAAGAGGATTTGTACAGTGTCATTATCAGGTGCAGGTCAACGATCTGCCAATGTTCTCATCCAAACCGCCTTTCTCGGAGATCTGCTCCTAA
- a CDS encoding DUF3108 domain-containing protein: MDVGAPPLEGFRVKHFGYFVACFLLVSCSSAPLKYEKAKELEVNAEFDKAVKVEEVAPSAAATGTAKPPKHEETPVVVPKATPSELERTIAPEKKEEAPKVVAKPVKKAPAKSKKGKKMEEPAAPTRRQPDIEDDNGFQGRRPIKEPFRVGEVITHDVSYLTFTAGSLKLKVEPMVNVNGRKAYNFVTEITTYPVYSRIYSVNDRVETYVDYETLVPRTYALHVKESGQLREARMLFDDKTSRATFWEKKVTEKNGEEEKKQDWDILPYSQNVFSAIFYMRNFQWEPGKEIAFRVADDEQNLIFKGKCLRREKIDTEIGEKEALVIKPEIILKGKFKPVGDIYIWLSDDEYKYPLRIEAKIKIGSLVSEVTSIVPGHN, from the coding sequence GTGGATGTGGGTGCACCGCCGTTGGAAGGATTTCGAGTGAAGCATTTTGGATATTTCGTAGCATGTTTTTTGCTCGTTTCTTGCTCGTCGGCACCGCTGAAGTATGAAAAAGCCAAAGAACTTGAGGTGAATGCCGAGTTCGACAAAGCGGTGAAAGTGGAAGAAGTCGCGCCATCTGCCGCAGCTACGGGGACTGCAAAGCCCCCAAAGCACGAAGAAACTCCGGTGGTCGTGCCTAAGGCGACACCGTCAGAGCTTGAGCGCACGATAGCTCCGGAAAAGAAAGAAGAAGCTCCGAAGGTCGTGGCAAAGCCGGTCAAGAAAGCTCCGGCAAAATCCAAAAAAGGCAAAAAAATGGAAGAGCCCGCAGCCCCCACTCGTAGACAGCCAGACATCGAGGACGACAACGGTTTTCAAGGCCGCCGTCCGATCAAGGAGCCTTTCCGTGTCGGCGAAGTGATCACTCATGATGTGAGCTATCTGACCTTCACGGCGGGTTCGTTGAAACTTAAAGTAGAGCCGATGGTGAATGTGAACGGTCGCAAAGCTTATAACTTTGTGACGGAGATTACGACGTACCCAGTTTATTCCCGTATTTATAGCGTGAATGACCGAGTTGAGACTTACGTGGATTATGAAACCCTTGTGCCACGCACCTATGCTTTGCACGTCAAAGAATCCGGCCAGCTCCGTGAAGCACGTATGCTCTTTGATGACAAAACCAGCCGCGCGACTTTCTGGGAAAAGAAAGTGACCGAAAAAAACGGCGAAGAAGAAAAGAAGCAAGATTGGGATATTCTTCCTTACTCACAAAACGTTTTCAGTGCGATCTTCTACATGCGCAACTTTCAATGGGAACCGGGGAAAGAAATCGCCTTCCGTGTCGCCGATGATGAACAGAATTTAATCTTTAAAGGCAAGTGCCTGCGCCGTGAAAAAATTGACACTGAGATCGGCGAAAAAGAAGCTCTTGTGATCAAGCCTGAGATCATCCTCAAAGGCAAGTTCAAGCCGGTCGGGGACATCTATATTTGGCTCTCGGATGATGAGTACAAGTACCCGCTGCGTATCGAGGCCAAAATCAAGATCGGCAGCCTCGTTTCAGAGGTCACTTCGATCGTTCCTGGACATAATTAA
- a CDS encoding lysophospholipid acyltransferase family protein, which produces MRSLIKSFIKFLSYLLFLLPRSFVRWIGGSIGFLWVDFFRVRRDVIFGNLDIAFPDWTTEKKHQVGRESVYNMGRGFFEFFTVPHLNQQWLQNHVVFEGEENLQKALEKGKGILGLSLHLGNGDLGSSAIVMKGQPVTIITKVFKNQFFNDLWFSFRGAQGVHYIDAHGDKTSFDILKALKRKEIVVFVLDQFMGKPYGIATKFFGKKTGTAYGLSLFAMRTKAPVVPIYTYEGEDQKMHVVFEPEIPVEDLVTDDKDASTLAMTQRFNDKIEEIVKKHPEQWMWVHRRWKDFE; this is translated from the coding sequence ATGAGATCCTTGATAAAGTCCTTCATTAAATTTTTAAGCTATTTGTTGTTTTTGCTGCCGCGCTCTTTTGTTCGTTGGATCGGTGGGAGCATTGGTTTTCTATGGGTGGATTTTTTCCGTGTTCGTCGTGACGTTATTTTTGGCAATCTCGATATTGCTTTCCCGGATTGGACGACAGAGAAGAAGCACCAAGTAGGGCGCGAGAGCGTCTACAATATGGGCCGTGGCTTTTTTGAGTTCTTTACGGTGCCGCATTTGAATCAGCAGTGGTTGCAAAACCACGTGGTTTTCGAGGGCGAAGAGAATCTGCAAAAAGCTCTCGAAAAAGGGAAGGGTATTTTAGGCCTGAGCCTTCATTTAGGAAATGGTGACTTGGGTTCTTCTGCGATCGTTATGAAGGGGCAGCCGGTCACGATCATCACCAAAGTTTTTAAAAATCAGTTCTTTAATGACCTTTGGTTTTCTTTCCGTGGAGCCCAGGGCGTGCATTACATCGATGCTCACGGTGATAAAACCAGTTTTGATATTTTGAAAGCATTGAAGCGCAAAGAAATCGTCGTTTTTGTTCTCGATCAGTTTATGGGGAAGCCCTATGGGATTGCGACAAAGTTCTTTGGTAAGAAAACGGGAACGGCCTATGGTCTTTCGTTGTTCGCGATGCGCACAAAGGCGCCGGTGGTCCCGATTTATACCTACGAGGGTGAAGATCAGAAGATGCACGTGGTCTTTGAGCCTGAAATTCCTGTCGAAGATCTGGTGACAGACGACAAAGATGCAAGCACTCTTGCCATGACCCAACGATTTAATGATAAGATTGAGGAAATCGTGAAAAAGCACCCCGAGCAGTGGATGTGGGTGCACCGCCGTTGGAAGGATTTCGAGTGA